A single genomic interval of Agromyces cerinus harbors:
- the alaS gene encoding alanine--tRNA ligase, with translation MQTADIRQRWLDFFAERGHTVVPSASLVSDDPTLLFTVAGMVPFVPYLTGLVPAPYPRATSVQKCIRTNDIEEVGKTPRHGTFFQMSGNFSFGDYFKEGAISMAWELLTTPEADGGYGFDRNDLWVTVYEDDDEAIELWKKVADLPDERVQRLGKGPNYWHTGQPGPAGPCSEIFFDRGPEYGIDGGPATDDDRYVEIWNLVFMQYLIDDVKSKTDFRIVKELPKKNIDTGMGLERVAFIKQGVDNMYEIDQVRPVLDRAAEISGRRYGADHDDDVRMRVIADHVRSALMLMSDGVSPSNEGRGYILRRLLRRSIRAMRLLGVEGPTFRELFAASRDAMKSAYPEVAKDYAHIEQLALGEEETFLRTLTAGTSILDLAVTKTKESGRGQLAGDTAFLLHDTYGFPIELTLEMADEAGLAVDRAAFDTLMAEQRSRAKADAKSKKKVLADLSVYAEFRAKGETIFTGYSELTTASNVLGLLVDGRPVPFATAGQTAEVILAETSLYAESGGQAPDQGRIVGDGFDLEVLDVQKPIKGLISHTVKVTSGEVGVGVPATTLVDEQYRRGATQAHSGTHLVHAALRQVLGPNAHQSGSFNKAGYLRLDYGWNSALSAETRSEIEEISNAAIRDNLEVVTREMPLDEAKSLGAMALFGEKYGDVVRVVDIGGPWSRELCAGTHVSTSAEVGMINIVGESSVGASNRRVESLVGLDAFRRFASERALVSELTSSLKTRPDQLVDRVGELVSSLKAAEKRIQQFEARALNDRVPALAAKAVRTGEVLLVAETVGSLGTGDELRALATSVRAQLGDAASVVALTAEVGGKPVAIVATSPAARDAGANAGALAKTMAGVLGGGGGGKPDLAQGGGSDLAAIPAALDAVRSALRG, from the coding sequence ATGCAGACTGCCGACATCCGCCAGCGTTGGCTGGACTTCTTCGCCGAGCGCGGGCACACCGTCGTCCCCTCGGCGTCACTCGTCTCCGACGACCCCACGCTGCTCTTCACGGTCGCCGGCATGGTGCCCTTCGTGCCGTACCTGACCGGCCTCGTGCCCGCGCCGTACCCGCGCGCGACGAGTGTGCAGAAGTGCATCCGCACCAACGACATCGAAGAGGTCGGCAAGACCCCGCGCCACGGAACGTTCTTCCAGATGAGCGGGAACTTCTCGTTCGGCGACTACTTCAAAGAGGGCGCCATCTCGATGGCCTGGGAGCTGCTGACGACGCCCGAGGCCGACGGCGGCTACGGCTTCGACCGCAACGACCTCTGGGTCACCGTCTACGAAGACGACGACGAGGCGATCGAACTCTGGAAGAAGGTCGCGGACCTGCCCGACGAGCGCGTCCAGCGCCTCGGCAAGGGCCCGAACTACTGGCACACCGGCCAGCCCGGTCCGGCGGGCCCCTGCTCCGAGATCTTCTTCGATCGCGGCCCCGAGTACGGCATCGACGGCGGCCCGGCCACCGACGACGACCGGTACGTCGAGATCTGGAACCTCGTGTTCATGCAGTACCTCATCGACGACGTGAAGTCGAAGACCGACTTCCGCATCGTGAAGGAACTGCCGAAGAAGAACATCGACACCGGCATGGGACTCGAGCGCGTGGCGTTCATCAAGCAGGGCGTCGACAACATGTACGAGATCGACCAGGTGCGCCCGGTGCTCGATCGCGCCGCCGAGATCTCGGGCCGTCGCTACGGCGCGGACCACGACGACGATGTGCGCATGCGCGTCATCGCCGACCACGTGCGCTCCGCGCTGATGCTCATGAGCGACGGCGTGAGCCCGTCGAACGAGGGGCGCGGATACATCCTGCGCCGGCTCCTGCGCCGCAGCATCCGCGCTATGCGCCTGCTCGGCGTCGAGGGCCCGACCTTCCGCGAGCTCTTCGCCGCGTCGCGCGACGCGATGAAGAGCGCCTACCCCGAGGTGGCGAAGGACTACGCCCACATCGAGCAGCTCGCCCTCGGTGAGGAGGAGACCTTCCTCCGCACGCTCACGGCGGGCACCTCGATCCTCGACCTCGCGGTCACCAAGACCAAGGAGTCGGGTCGCGGCCAGCTCGCCGGCGACACGGCGTTCCTCCTGCACGACACCTACGGCTTCCCGATCGAGCTCACGCTCGAGATGGCCGATGAAGCCGGCCTCGCCGTCGACCGTGCCGCGTTCGACACGCTCATGGCCGAGCAGCGCTCGCGTGCGAAGGCCGATGCCAAGTCGAAGAAGAAGGTGCTCGCCGACCTCTCGGTGTACGCGGAGTTCCGTGCCAAGGGCGAGACCATCTTCACGGGCTACTCCGAGCTGACGACGGCGTCGAACGTGCTCGGTCTGCTCGTCGACGGCCGCCCGGTGCCGTTCGCGACCGCCGGTCAGACCGCCGAGGTGATCCTGGCCGAGACCTCGCTCTACGCGGAGTCCGGTGGTCAGGCACCGGATCAGGGTCGCATCGTCGGCGACGGCTTCGACCTCGAGGTGCTCGACGTGCAGAAGCCCATCAAGGGCCTCATCAGCCACACCGTGAAGGTGACGTCGGGCGAGGTCGGCGTCGGCGTGCCGGCGACCACGCTCGTCGACGAGCAGTACCGTCGCGGTGCCACGCAGGCGCACTCGGGCACGCACCTCGTGCACGCCGCGCTCCGCCAGGTGCTCGGCCCGAACGCCCACCAGTCCGGCTCGTTCAACAAGGCCGGCTACCTGCGACTCGACTACGGCTGGAACTCGGCGCTCTCGGCCGAGACCCGCAGCGAGATCGAGGAGATCTCGAACGCCGCGATCCGCGACAACCTCGAGGTCGTCACGCGCGAGATGCCGCTCGACGAGGCGAAGTCCCTCGGCGCGATGGCGCTCTTCGGCGAGAAGTACGGCGACGTCGTGCGCGTCGTCGACATCGGCGGCCCCTGGTCGCGCGAACTCTGCGCCGGCACGCACGTGTCGACGAGCGCCGAGGTCGGCATGATCAACATCGTGGGGGAGTCCTCGGTCGGTGCATCCAACCGCCGCGTGGAATCACTCGTCGGCCTCGACGCATTCCGCCGCTTCGCGTCGGAGCGTGCACTCGTCTCCGAGCTGACCTCGTCGCTGAAGACGCGCCCCGATCAGCTCGTCGACCGTGTCGGCGAGCTCGTCTCGAGCCTGAAGGCCGCCGAGAAGCGCATCCAGCAGTTCGAGGCTCGCGCTCTCAACGATCGCGTACCCGCGCTTGCCGCCAAGGCCGTGCGCACGGGCGAGGTGCTGCTCGTCGCCGAGACGGTCGGCTCGCTCGGCACCGGTGACGAACTCCGAGCGCTCGCGACCTCCGTTCGAGCACAGCTCGGCGACGCGGCATCCGTCGTGGCCCTGACCGCCGAGGTCGGCGGCAAGCCGGTCGCGATCGTCGCGACCTCGCCTGCCGCTCGCGACGCCGGCGCCAATGCCGGTGCCCTCGCGAAGACCATGGCCGGTGTGCTCGGCGGCGGAGGCGGCGGCAAGCCCGACCTCGCCCAGGGCGGCGGCAGCGACCTCGCGGCGATCCCGGCGGCGCTCGACGCGGTGCGCTCGGCGCTCCGCGGGTAG
- a CDS encoding shikimate dehydrogenase: MADRVRRLHARLAVLGSPISHSKSPALHRAAYNRLGLPWQYSTVEMDGARLGEFLGGLDASWRGLSLTMPLKQEVLPLLDSIDEVAAITGAANTVLCDAGTRRGFNTDVGGIVRTLREAGVHEASCGVLLGGGATAASALVAMSQLGAREVQVLVRRPGSAASLVELGSRLGVRVDVGGLAELATIDRADLVVSTVPGGTDLGVAASAGLIATATLLDVAYDPWPTPLAAGWIAGGGAVVHGLGMLLHQALLQVRTFVNGDPNEPLDDEDAVLADMRAAVA; the protein is encoded by the coding sequence ATGGCTGATCGAGTGCGACGGCTCCATGCACGGCTGGCGGTGCTCGGCTCGCCGATCTCGCACTCCAAGAGCCCAGCACTGCACCGCGCGGCGTACAACCGCCTCGGGCTGCCGTGGCAGTACTCGACCGTGGAGATGGACGGCGCCCGGCTCGGCGAGTTCCTGGGGGGCCTGGATGCCTCGTGGCGCGGACTCTCGCTCACCATGCCGCTGAAGCAGGAGGTGCTGCCCCTGCTCGACTCGATCGACGAGGTCGCCGCGATCACCGGTGCCGCGAACACGGTGCTCTGCGACGCCGGCACCCGACGGGGCTTCAACACCGACGTCGGCGGCATCGTGCGCACGCTCCGCGAGGCCGGCGTGCACGAGGCCTCGTGCGGCGTGCTGCTCGGCGGCGGGGCGACGGCCGCCTCGGCACTCGTCGCGATGTCGCAGCTCGGGGCACGCGAGGTGCAGGTGCTCGTGCGCCGCCCGGGCTCCGCCGCGTCGCTCGTCGAGCTCGGCTCGCGTCTCGGCGTGCGGGTCGACGTGGGCGGGCTGGCCGAACTCGCGACGATCGATCGTGCCGACCTCGTCGTGAGCACCGTGCCCGGTGGCACCGACCTCGGCGTCGCTGCATCCGCTGGGCTCATCGCCACCGCCACCCTGCTCGACGTCGCGTACGACCCCTGGCCGACCCCGCTCGCGGCAGGCTGGATCGCGGGAGGCGGCGCGGTGGTGCACGGGCTCGGGATGCTGCTGCACCAGGCGCTGCTGCAGGTTCGGACCTTCGTGAACGGCGACCCGAACGAGCCGCTCGACGACGAGGACGCCGTGCTCGCCGACATGCGCGCTGCGGTCGCCTGA
- the aroB gene encoding 3-dehydroquinate synthase, which produces MTADETRTSIRVGGESGYDVIVGRGVLAEIGDAIGTDATKVLIVHPATLGARAAELREALSDRYQVLLAEVPDAEAGKRIEVAAFCWQVLGQADFTRTDAVVGFGGGAITDLAGFVAATWLRGVKVVQVPTTVLGMVDAAVGGKTGINTNEGKNLVGAFHAPAAVICDLDVFDTLPKNEILAGFAEIVKAGFIRYPEILDIIEAGPEAATDPSTPQFRRVVELAIQMKADVVSEDFTEQGIREILNYGHTLGHAVEHAERYQWRHGAAVAVGMAFAAELGRLSGRLPDEVADRHKRVLDLLSLPTSYPAGRWNTLLATMQRDKKSRAGQLRFIVLDDLAKPTVMLAPDPSLLFAAYQEIAS; this is translated from the coding sequence ATGACCGCAGACGAGACCCGCACGAGCATCCGCGTCGGCGGCGAATCGGGCTACGACGTCATCGTGGGCCGAGGGGTGCTCGCCGAGATCGGCGACGCGATCGGCACGGACGCGACGAAGGTGCTCATCGTGCACCCCGCGACGCTCGGCGCTCGTGCCGCAGAGCTGCGCGAGGCGCTCTCAGACCGCTACCAGGTGCTGCTCGCGGAGGTGCCCGATGCCGAGGCCGGCAAGCGCATCGAGGTCGCCGCGTTCTGCTGGCAGGTGCTCGGACAGGCCGACTTCACCCGCACCGACGCGGTCGTCGGGTTCGGCGGGGGAGCGATCACCGACCTCGCGGGCTTCGTCGCAGCGACCTGGCTTCGCGGCGTGAAGGTCGTGCAGGTGCCGACGACGGTGCTCGGCATGGTCGACGCGGCCGTCGGCGGCAAGACCGGCATCAACACGAACGAAGGGAAGAACCTCGTCGGCGCGTTCCATGCACCCGCCGCCGTGATCTGCGACCTCGACGTGTTCGACACGCTGCCGAAGAACGAGATCCTCGCGGGCTTCGCGGAGATCGTGAAGGCGGGCTTCATCCGCTACCCCGAGATCCTCGACATCATCGAGGCCGGCCCCGAGGCCGCGACCGACCCGTCGACGCCGCAGTTCCGCCGCGTGGTCGAGCTCGCGATCCAGATGAAGGCCGACGTCGTCTCAGAGGACTTCACCGAGCAGGGGATCCGCGAGATCCTGAACTACGGGCACACGCTCGGCCACGCCGTCGAGCACGCCGAGCGATACCAGTGGCGCCACGGCGCGGCGGTCGCCGTGGGCATGGCGTTCGCGGCCGAGCTCGGCCGGCTCTCGGGCCGTCTCCCCGACGAGGTCGCCGACCGGCACAAGCGGGTGCTCGACCTGCTGAGCCTGCCGACCTCGTACCCCGCGGGCCGCTGGAACACGCTGCTCGCCACGATGCAGCGCGACAAGAAGTCGCGCGCCGGTCAGCTGCGCTTCATCGTGCTCGACGACCTCGCGAAGCCGACGGTCATGCTCGCGCCCGACCCGTCGCTGCTCTTCGCGGCATACCAGGAGATCGCCTCCTGA
- the mltG gene encoding endolytic transglycosylase MltG, whose amino-acid sequence MTQPPPERHDSDRATADWHAMLAGDAPVRAPRAADAAPPRPAAGATPTGATPTGATPTGATPTPPAAEGQPMTRREAREAEQRRAAEAEAAAVLAEAGPPAEEVPLPFFDSIVAEPAAPEPARPSRAERRAVNADPYEPEKPKRRGAWGCLIGLLVVIALGAVAFFFLQGPINAVIERFTPAEDYEGAGTGEVVFMIHDGDVGSDIATNLVDGGVTASYDAFYDLLLEQSPEPEFHPGAYQLAEKMSAQAALDALQDPATKLENTFVIPEGTATVDALPLIAEGTGVPLSELEGAAAEPPANYGLPAEATNLEGFLFPATYTLDPGLDAHAVLQTLVDRQFEALDAAGVAPEDRWGTIVLAALIQREAGLRDDFYKVSRVFQNRLDPNQWESGLLESDATVAYGTGNTHLVTTTDEERENAENRYNTYVHPGLPVGPISNPGDLAIDAALHPADGPWLFFVTWNLDTGETIFSETVEQHDVAVEKWLAWMEEHPEYG is encoded by the coding sequence GTGACCCAGCCTCCCCCCGAGCGCCACGACTCGGACCGCGCGACCGCCGACTGGCACGCGATGCTCGCCGGCGATGCGCCGGTGCGAGCACCCAGAGCAGCGGATGCCGCGCCGCCACGACCGGCGGCCGGTGCGACGCCGACCGGTGCGACGCCGACCGGTGCGACGCCGACCGGTGCGACGCCGACTCCGCCAGCCGCTGAGGGACAGCCGATGACCCGCCGTGAGGCGAGGGAGGCCGAGCAGCGCCGGGCCGCCGAGGCCGAAGCAGCGGCGGTGCTCGCCGAGGCGGGTCCGCCTGCGGAGGAGGTCCCGCTTCCCTTCTTCGACTCGATCGTCGCCGAACCGGCCGCTCCCGAGCCGGCACGTCCGTCGCGCGCCGAGCGTCGAGCCGTGAACGCCGACCCGTACGAGCCCGAGAAGCCGAAGCGTCGGGGCGCATGGGGTTGCCTCATCGGCCTCCTCGTCGTCATCGCACTCGGCGCCGTGGCCTTCTTCTTCCTGCAGGGCCCGATCAACGCCGTCATCGAGCGGTTCACTCCGGCCGAGGACTACGAGGGCGCCGGCACCGGCGAGGTCGTGTTCATGATCCACGACGGCGACGTCGGCTCCGACATCGCGACGAACCTCGTCGACGGGGGCGTCACCGCGTCGTACGACGCCTTCTACGACCTCCTGCTCGAGCAGAGCCCCGAGCCCGAGTTCCACCCCGGTGCATATCAGCTCGCCGAAAAGATGAGCGCGCAGGCCGCGCTCGATGCGCTGCAGGATCCGGCGACGAAGCTCGAGAACACCTTCGTGATCCCCGAAGGCACGGCGACCGTCGATGCGCTGCCGCTCATCGCCGAGGGCACAGGTGTGCCGCTCTCGGAGCTCGAGGGGGCCGCGGCCGAGCCGCCCGCGAACTACGGGTTGCCCGCAGAGGCGACGAACCTCGAGGGATTCCTCTTCCCGGCGACGTACACGCTCGACCCGGGACTCGACGCGCACGCGGTGCTGCAGACCCTCGTCGACCGGCAGTTCGAAGCGCTCGACGCCGCAGGCGTCGCGCCCGAAGATCGCTGGGGGACGATCGTGCTCGCCGCGCTCATCCAGCGCGAGGCGGGCCTCCGCGACGACTTCTACAAGGTCTCGCGCGTCTTCCAGAACCGTCTCGACCCGAACCAGTGGGAGAGCGGCCTGCTCGAGTCCGACGCCACGGTCGCGTACGGCACCGGCAACACCCATTTGGTCACGACGACTGACGAGGAGCGGGAGAACGCGGAGAACCGGTACAACACCTACGTGCACCCCGGCTTGCCGGTGGGCCCGATCTCGAACCCCGGCGACCTCGCGATCGACGCGGCGCTGCACCCGGCCGACGGACCGTGGCTCTTCTTCGTGACGTGGAACCTCGACACCGGCGAGACGATCTTCTCCGAGACCGTCGAACAGCACGACGTCGCCGTCGAGAAGTGGCTCGCGTGGATGGAAGAGCACCCCGAGTATGGCTGA
- a CDS encoding shikimate kinase, whose product MSDTPRLALPIVLVGPMGAGKSRVGQRLATSVGAPFVDTDLRIVERYGPIDEIFDREGEEYFRIVEREVVDEALREEAVISLGGGAVLHDDTRDDLAGLPVVWLQVSASAVAPRLTGGTRPLLADGGIERWSAILEARRPLYESVADFSIDTSRRSVARIVDDITGHFGGTR is encoded by the coding sequence GTGTCTGACACCCCGCGACTCGCCCTGCCGATCGTGCTCGTCGGCCCGATGGGCGCGGGCAAGTCACGGGTCGGGCAGCGGCTCGCGACATCCGTCGGCGCACCGTTCGTCGACACCGACCTGCGCATCGTCGAACGCTACGGGCCGATCGACGAGATCTTCGACCGCGAGGGCGAGGAGTACTTCCGCATCGTCGAACGCGAGGTCGTCGACGAGGCGCTGCGCGAAGAGGCCGTGATCTCGCTCGGCGGCGGCGCGGTGCTGCACGACGACACTCGCGACGATCTCGCCGGCCTGCCCGTCGTCTGGCTGCAGGTCTCCGCATCAGCGGTGGCTCCCCGACTCACCGGCGGCACCCGTCCGCTGCTGGCCGACGGCGGCATCGAGCGCTGGAGCGCCATCCTCGAGGCGCGGCGCCCCCTGTACGAGTCGGTCGCCGACTTCAGCATCGACACCTCGCGTCGCTCGGTCGCGCGGATCGTCGACGACATCACCGGGCACTTCGGAGGAACACGATGA
- the ruvX gene encoding Holliday junction resolvase RuvX, producing MRTGARLGVDVGRARIGVARCDPGGMIATPVETVPRAVDGDADVSRILEIAREHEVIEIVVGNPLSLSGASTPSTDDAVAFAERLASTGIPVRLVDERLSTVSAQQALRATGKSARKQRPIVDQVAAVIILQHAIDAERDFHRPPGRTIEIPEGPSPL from the coding sequence GTGCGTACCGGGGCGAGACTCGGGGTCGATGTCGGGCGGGCGCGCATCGGCGTGGCGCGCTGCGACCCGGGCGGCATGATCGCGACCCCGGTGGAGACGGTGCCGCGTGCTGTCGACGGCGACGCCGATGTGTCGCGCATCCTCGAGATCGCGCGTGAGCACGAGGTGATCGAGATCGTCGTCGGCAATCCGCTCTCGCTCTCCGGTGCGTCGACGCCGTCGACCGACGACGCGGTGGCGTTCGCGGAGCGGCTGGCGAGCACGGGGATCCCGGTGCGGCTGGTCGACGAACGACTCTCGACCGTGAGCGCCCAACAGGCGCTTCGCGCGACCGGGAAGTCGGCGCGCAAGCAACGTCCCATCGTCGATCAGGTTGCAGCCGTTATCATTTTGCAACACGCCATCGACGCCGAGCGGGATTTCCACCGCCCGCCCGGCCGGACGATCGAGATCCCCGAAGGGCCATCCCCCCTGTGA
- the aroC gene encoding chorismate synthase produces the protein MLRWLTAGESHGPELVAILEGLPAGIPVSLDDIRADLARRKLGYGRGARMKFEQDELAISGGVRHGLSLGSPVALRIGNTEWPKWQEVMSPEPIDPAKLGRGRGAALTRPRPGHADLVGMQKYGFDEARPVLERASARETAARVALGAVARSFLAELGIRLVAHTLAIGPVRVPDGRPLPTPDDVEVLDADPLRCFDPETSAAMVEEVDLAHKEGDTLGGVVEVLAYGLPPGLGSHVHWDRRLDAQLAAALMGIQAIKGVEVGDGFETTRRRGSAAHDELHVDGGRIARASDRAGGTEGGMSTGTVLRVRAGMKPIATVPHALPTVDVATGEAAAAHHQRSDVVAVPAAGVVAEAMVALTLANAVLEKFGGDSVDETRRNLESYLAAIPETLRTAGAAADAAADRV, from the coding sequence ATGCTCCGTTGGCTCACTGCCGGAGAGTCGCACGGCCCTGAGCTCGTCGCGATCCTCGAGGGTCTTCCCGCCGGTATCCCCGTTTCGCTCGACGATATTCGTGCTGACCTCGCGCGCCGCAAACTCGGCTACGGCCGGGGTGCGCGCATGAAGTTCGAGCAGGACGAACTCGCGATCTCGGGCGGTGTGCGCCACGGACTCAGCCTCGGCAGCCCCGTCGCGCTGCGCATCGGAAACACCGAGTGGCCGAAGTGGCAGGAGGTCATGAGCCCCGAGCCCATCGACCCTGCCAAGCTCGGCCGCGGGCGCGGCGCCGCGCTCACCCGGCCCCGGCCCGGGCACGCCGACCTCGTCGGCATGCAGAAGTACGGTTTCGACGAGGCCCGCCCGGTGCTCGAGCGCGCGAGCGCCCGTGAGACCGCGGCCCGCGTCGCGCTCGGCGCGGTCGCACGTTCGTTCCTCGCCGAACTCGGCATCCGGCTCGTCGCGCACACGCTCGCGATCGGCCCCGTTCGGGTGCCCGACGGCCGCCCACTGCCGACGCCCGACGACGTCGAGGTGCTCGACGCCGATCCGCTGCGCTGCTTCGACCCCGAGACATCCGCGGCGATGGTCGAAGAGGTCGACCTCGCGCACAAGGAGGGCGACACGCTCGGCGGCGTCGTCGAGGTGCTGGCCTACGGCCTGCCGCCCGGACTCGGATCGCACGTGCACTGGGACCGTCGTCTCGACGCACAGCTCGCGGCCGCCCTCATGGGCATCCAGGCGATCAAGGGCGTCGAGGTCGGTGACGGCTTCGAGACCACTCGCCGCCGCGGCTCGGCCGCGCACGACGAACTGCACGTCGACGGTGGTCGCATCGCTCGCGCGAGCGATCGCGCCGGCGGCACAGAGGGCGGCATGTCCACCGGCACCGTGCTGCGCGTTCGCGCCGGCATGAAGCCCATCGCGACCGTGCCGCACGCGCTGCCGACGGTCGACGTCGCCACCGGTGAGGCCGCTGCGGCCCACCACCAGCGTTCCGACGTCGTCGCGGTTCCCGCAGCAGGCGTCGTGGCCGAGGCGATGGTCGCGCTCACCCTCGCGAACGCCGTGCTCGAGAAGTTCGGCGGCGACTCGGTCGACGAGACCCGGCGCAACCTCGAGTCCTACCTCGCGGCGATCCCCGAAACGCTCCGCACGGCGGGCGCTGCGGCGGACGCCGCGGCAGATCGTGTCTGA